A genomic segment from Acyrthosiphon pisum isolate AL4f chromosome A3, pea_aphid_22Mar2018_4r6ur, whole genome shotgun sequence encodes:
- the LOC100162343 gene encoding protein fem-1 homolog B isoform X2 — protein MEVVKILVENGANVNFLTETKSSPLRAACYLGHLNIVEYLVEHGANVNLTNIYNSTCLMIASHNNHKEVVEYLLRKGADINIQTNCGSTAMHFAAQADNLEIAKLLIEFNAQQLKNRQSLTPILVAAERTHHDFVYCLIDEMSQLNLSREEMIEAEELLGASFLNDKDHYDLSRGYNILIRAMKRRYEKHPIINKKVNKTVECYNNKVECQTVQELLDIKDNAEAIHFESLIIRERILGENNPDLLQSIIYRGAVYADAHNFTPCILLWNHALKIANHNKHSVQRDLLRFTQVFCQMIKNNIKIKLSDLKNILQSACDELIIIKKKLSEVDCSAEKELSKNEYYSNMKSTLGLIIITSIALLQNSNNEDPLVGDLMKVIVEINKLELKTNKGQTLLHLCLNYDTNVDNIFTTGICCFPNFLAMKLLVHCGANVDAVDNDKNTPLHYIGKFITDFPHIPHDSDYLDTRKMVMELLNAGAHTDFVNKLGVCPHTGYLSNLFHLTNKMPRSLKCLSASVLKYRCPKKYYRDQLPKILVQFTNLH, from the exons AATTCTTGTTGAGAATGGTGCAAATGTTAACTTTCTTACTGAAACTAAGTCATCTCCATTACGAGCAGCTTGTTATTTAGGACATctaaatattgttgaatatttgGTTGAACATGGAGCAAATGTTAATTTaaccaatatatataatagtacatgtCTTATGATTGCTTCTCATAATA ATCACAAAGAAGTTGTTGAATATTTGTTGAGAAAGGGAgctgatattaatatacaaactaaTTGTGGATCTACTGCCATGCACTTTGCTGCACAAGCCGATAATTTGGAAATTGCTAAACTACTCATAGAATTTAATGCTCAACAACTAAAAAATCGgcaat CTTTGACTCCAATTTTGGTGGCAGCCGAAAGAACACATCATGATTTTGTATATTGTCTCATTGATGAGATGAGCCAATTAAATTTATCCCGGGAAGAGATGATAGAGGCTGAAGAGTTACTAGGTGCTTCGTTTTTGAATGACAAAGATCATTATGACTTAAGTCggggatataatattttgattcgaGCGATGAAAAGGCG gtacgAGAAGCatccaattataaataaaaaagttaacaaaaccGTCGAATGTTACAATAACAAAGTAGAATGTCAAACCGTACAAGAGttattagatataaaagataATGCTGAAGCTATACATTTTGAATCACTGATAATTAG aGAACGGATTTTAGGAGAAAACAATCCAGATTTATTACAATCAATCATATACCGTGGTGCTGTATATGCAGATGCACATAATTTTACACCTTGTATACTTCTCTGGAATCATGCCTTAAAAATAGCTAATCACAATAAACATAGCGTCCAAAGAGATCTTTTACGATTCACACag GTGTTTTgtcaaatgattaaaaataatattaaaatcaaattatcagatttaaagaatattttacaaTCTGCATGtgatgaattaattattattaaaaaaaaattatctgaagTTGATTGTTCAGCTGAAAAAGAATTATCAAag AATGAATACTATTCAAACATGAAGTCGACACttggtttgattattataaCCAGTATCGcattattacaaaatagtaataatgaagATCCCTTAGTAGGCGATTTGATGAAAGTTATAgtggaaataaataaacttgaacttaaaacaaataaaggCCAAACATTACTTCATTTGTGTCTTAATTATGATACAAACGTTGACAATATTTTCACAACAGGAATTTgctg CTTTCCAAACTTTCTTGCAATGAAATTATTAGTTCATTGTGGAGCAAACGTAGATGCAGTTgacaatgataaaaatacaCCACTCCATTACATTGGTAAATTCATAACAGATTT tcCTCACATACCACACGACAGTGATTACTTAGACACAAGAAAAATGGTCATGGAGTTGTTGAATGCTGGTGCTCATACAGATTTTGTAAACAAATTAGGGGTTTGTCCTCATACAGGATATCTGtcga atttatttcatttaacaaACAAAATGCCAAGGAGTTTGAAATGTTTATCCGCCAGTGTGCTCAAGTACCGATGTCCAAAAAAATACTACCGCGATCAATTGCCAAAAATATTAGTACAATTTACTAATTTACATTAA